A segment of the Methylomonas paludis genome:
ACGGTGTATAAAGCCGAATAAGTAATACCATCACCCTGGACTGTGAAGTGATTTACCGTTAATGGCCCGCCCGGTGAAGTGACGAATTTCACGGTAGCCTGCGGGGCAATGGCCCCGGCCCATTCCAGATCCAGCGTCGATTCGGTCTGATCGCTGCTCACATAACCCGGATCACCGTTGGCTTGCACAACTATCGGCAGATTCACGGTTGTGAAGGGCGGTTGATTAACGGTTTGAAATTTGGAAATATCCCCCAGCAACACATCAGTTTTTCCAAGTACCGCAATGGTGACGCCGCTGCCGTTAATATTGGCGGCATACAGTGGATTGATGTCGTAAATGGCGGCAAAATCACTGGGGGTCAGATAGTGACTAGTGGAAGTCAGATTCAGATAAGGCGCAATCAAGTCGGTGTTCGCATCCGGAAGGATATTGGGCGTCAGACTGGAGCCGGGAGTGGATGGAGTGGTCGACGGCTTGCGAGACTTGCTCTGAAAATCATGTAAATTCACAATCCCGCTCACTACTGAAGAAAGTGCCGCCGGAATCTGAGGTTCGCTGCTGTTGGCAATATGATTTTCACCTTGCCAGAGATAATTGTGAATTTCAGTATGAAAAGCCTGTTTTACTTGGGCTGCCGTGCCGCTAAACACGATGGTGTGAGCGCCGCTGAGCTGATCGGTCACGCTAAAGCCATGACTGGTCAGATAATTTTTAATAGTGGTGATATCTTGTGCCGCCACGCCGAAGTGATTGCCGAATTCTTCCGGTGTTAACCAGTGATGGTATTCGGGGGAGCCGGGTGTTTGCTGGGCCTGGGTAAACGCATCCAGTTCCGCCTGTTGGCTAGCGGAAGGTTGCAATACTAAGATCATGTTTTGTAACACCAGTTCTGCATTCACCGGACCCTGGTCGATACTGGTATTCAGTGCCGGATGACGGTTACCGTGCAGTGTTACCCGGTCTTGGTCATCTATAGCATGAGTCAGGCGGATTTTTGGCGCTACGCTTTTGATGGAGTCGGGTACTCGGGCCGAAACCTCAGTTATGCTGGACAGCATAAAGACAAGCAGCAAACCCTTGCTTATGCTGATCACAGCACGTTTATGATCTATTAAACTCATCTCTATAACCTCTTTGAGGGCAACGCAACGGATAACCGTTAATAATGCAGATTACACGTGCCGGAGAGATAGATGCTGGAGTGCCTGAGCTGACAAGGGACGCTCTTTGCCGGAAATCCAGTTGCGGCATTGAAGTGCAATAAGCTAAATTAAATCCTTTCAAATACTTGCAATAGGCTTAAGACGACTGCTTGCAAGTCCGGATATTTTTACCACAAAATACAAAATATGGCTATTAAAAATAAACGGTTATTATGGCAACACCATGACAGCCAGATAAAATAAATGTTAAACCAGTTTAACCGGACATATAGCTTCAGATAGCGGCCAAGTACAAAACAGTGCTTAAGTTGCCAACTTAGTTTTATACTAAACCTCTACAATCCCGCTTCTCGCCGACCACTATGGCTTACCCCGTTTCTGCAGCAAACTCCAGTTCATCCCGTTACTATGGGCAGCTAGTCTTGTTTGCCCTGATTTATGGGCTTTGTCATTACGCCTATTTTCAATTGCCTAATCAGTTGCTGGCCGAATTGATTTATTACCAAACTCTGACTCGTGAATGTGCCGCGTTGATCAATGCCGTAGCGCCGACAGAAGGCGTAGCCGCCATGCAAAACCATATCGTTTCAGCCCGCGCCGACTTGGCCATCGTGCGGGGATGTGATGGTGCCGGTGGTTTTTTTCTGGTACTGGCAGCCGTATTGGTGTTTCCGGCGGCGATGCGTCGTAAACTGAGCGGGATTGCTACGGTATTCACTGGCTTATATATCTTGAATATCCTGCGGATTTGCGCCATCTACTTTATAAGTGCCTATCAGCCTAGCTGGTTCAGTCTGGTACATGTTTATCTGGCCCCGACCTTGTTTATCATGACTGCTTGTGGTCTGTTTGCCTATTGGGCCGCCGGGGTGGCTGGCGTTGTTCATGTCAGGCACTGATCTGCCGCGCTTGGTGTGGCGCGGTCTGGCCACTTGGCTGTTGCTTTCCCTGCTGGGCTGGTTCTGGGCGCAACCATTGTTGGGCTGGTTTATCCCTTATATAGAATGGATTATCGGGTTGGCGGCAAATGCCTATCGCGCCCATGTCAGCCTGAATGGGGCAGGTGCCGAGGCCAATCTGGAGTTACAGATGGTGTTGCAGCAGCCCTTGGCTCTGAGCGCCCAGCAAACCCTGAAACCGGGCATCAAATTAACCGTAGTGCATCATGTGCTGCATGATCTGGCCCCGTTGATCGTAGAATTTAGTCTGCTGCTGATTTGGCCGGTAGTTAGCCTGCGGCAGCGCCTGTTGTTACTACTGGCGGGAATACCCGCTGCTTTCGCAGTGCTGGGTCTGACCACACCTTTTGTGCTGTTGGGTTTACTGGAAATTCAGTTACAGCAAATCGCCCTCTATTATCACTTCATTCGCCCGGAACCCTGGATTTTACAATGGCTGTATTTTTGTGAAATGGGGGGCAACTGGTTATTGGCGATTAGTGCGGCCTTACTCTGTGTGCGATTGATCCACGTCACCAGGCCCAGTGCTTAAACCGCTGCGCAGCTTGAGTTATTCACTCTATAATGCCGACATGACCAGTCAAATACCACCTGCCAAACCAGTTAAACCCAAGGCCAAGCCTGGGCCCAAGCCTAAGCCTAAGCCTAAGCCTAAGCCTAAGCCTAAGCCTAAGCCTAAGCCTAAGCCTAAGCCTAAGTCAGTTGTTACGGCTGGTACCCCCCTCAAGCCGTGCCGTAAACCCAAGCCGCCGGTAGCCAAAGTCATGGTGCAGCGCTTCAAACCCGGTTTGCGCCGCAGTCTGTCCTGGTTGGTGCTGGAAATCTTCAGTTTGGGTACTGCGGTTGTGTTTACCACCATGCTGGCCATAGGCTATGCCGCCTATCGTTTTGGTGGTAGTGATTTTTTGGAAAATCTGTTGCCGTTTGTGCTGGGCATTGCCGGCTGGATTGTGCTATTGGCTGTGCTGCTTAATTTGTGGGGCCGATTACGGCTGCGGCTGTTGCAGACAAGCTGGTCCTTGCCGGCCTTGCTGAGCTTGATACTCGCCGTTGCCGTGACTAGTCTGGGTTTACAGCCGGAAAATCGGGCAATGTCCGACCATTTTCGCGGATTACTGGGCGGTAGACAACAAGCCGCCAAACTGAATCTGGCCCATCAGGTCTATGCCGCTTACCGGCGTTACACCGAAACCGATTTGCAAGCCATGATAGACCGCGCCCAGCTCTATGATGCCGATATCCGCGATGCTGCCGCCAGTTATGATCTGGATCTGGATGTCTTAATGGGGGTAGCCGCCACCGAATCCTCATTTCTGCCCCGCGACAGCGTGGATGGTGGTCATGGATTATTTCAAATTACCGCTGTGCCCAAATTCATTCAGGATCAGGCCCAGCAACAACTGGGGGTGGATAAATTATCCATGCTGGATAATCGCCATAATGCTTTTGTTGCGGCCGCCACCTTAAAATATTATTTGGCCGAGATGAATAACGATTTGTTTCTGGGCCTATTGGCTTATAACATTGGGCCGCGCAACGGTGGTTTAAAATTTATCATGGAGCAATACGGCGCTACCGACTTTGTCAGCATGCAGCCGTATTTGCAGCAATTGCCCAGAGATTATCCGATTCGGGTGTTATCTCATTCTTTGGCGTTTCGCATCTGGCATCACGAAGGCCGGCTGCTGGCCTATCAGGATGGTGACAACGCTCTGCATATCCAGCGCTTGGGTATTCCTGGTTTGTTGAATATGCTGTAATAAATACAACTCGGTAATGCCGGGACGGCAGGTAAAACATGAAATCTCAATCTATACTTCATCGTCATCATTGGGCCAATCAATTACAAACCGGTCTGTTAGTCCTGCTGCTGTTAGGTATTGGTGGCTTAACCGGCAGTCTGTTGCTGGGTGAATTGGGCTTTTGGTTAGCGGCCGGCGGGGTTGTTTTTGTGCTGTTATTCGAGCCGATTGCCGCTTGGCGCTTAACTCTGCAGCTTTACCGTGCCCAGCGGATTTACCCTACCGAAGCACCTACTTTATGGCATATCGTCCAAACCCTCTCTGAACGGGCGGCGCTGCCCAATGCGCCGGTGTTATATCTGGTGCCCAGCAATGTGATTAATGCCTTTGCGGTTGGCAATCGTAAACACTCCGCCATAGCCTTAAGCTATGGTTTGCTCAGCCAATTAAGTCAGCGTGAATTAGTTGGGGTGTTGGGTCACGAAATTGCCCACATTGTTCATGGCGACTTAAAGGTGCTGGGTTTGGCAGATTACGTTAGCCGTCTGACCAATCTGTTTTCGCTGGTCGGGCAATTAATGGTGGTACTGTCGCTGCCGCTTTTATTCATCAAGGGCGTCCAGGTTCAATTTAATCTGGTTGCGCTATTGATACTGATCTTCTCGCCTCATTTGGCCATCCTCGCCCAACTGGGGCTCACGGGTGCGGGAATACAATGCCGATCTTAAGGCGGCTGCATTGACCGGCGACCCAATCGGTCTGGCTTATGCCTTGGTAAGAATCGAAACAGTAAGCCGTTCCTGGCTGGCCGTTTTGTTGCCAGGGTGGGGTAATCCTCAGCCCTCGTGGTTACGTAGTCATCCGCCCACCCAAGAACGCATCAGTCGTTTGCAGCAATATGCCCAAAGCAACACCTCCCAACACATCTTGTCAGTGGCTGATATGCCGTTCGCTCCCGAAGCGCAGCTGTCCAAGCGCGCACCCCGCTGGCAGATCGGCGGATTATGGCACTAAGCCGGCCGCCGATCATCAGGCGCTTATTCAATAGTTAAGCGTTGGCCGCTGATTTTCTGTTTTTTAGCCAAGGTTAAAGTCAGTACGCCGTTATCGTAACGGGCGTTGCTGGCAGCTTCATCCAGATCGACCGGAAGCTGGAAACTGCGCGATACTTCACCATAGTAACGTTCGGTACGCAGCAATTTTTCTTCTTTATGCTCATGTCAACCTGGCTGATTTGGGCGCGTACCGTCACTAGCTTGCCCTCAATATCGATCTGGATATTATCTTTGCCTGCACCTGGAATTTCAGCTTCCACGATAAATTCATTGGGATTTTCTTTGACATCCACCTTAATTTGATTAGGCAGTGGCTCACCATGTAGTGGCTTGATAAAATAGCCGGGATTGACATCCCGCAACAATTCGTCAAACAGATTATGACTAACAAACGGCTTTAAGTTACTCATGACAGTTCTCCAGTAAGTTTAATATAGCAAAAGTATTACACTTAAAGAGTATGGTGGCAATTACTGGAAAATCAAGTCGCTTCCCTTGTCTCATTCAGCTAATGGCCCTGCGCCTGATGATGAGATATAACCCAAAATAGAATCTGATAAATCATGGCCTTAATTTCATTGCGACAACTTCTGGATTATGCCGCCGAGCATAATTTTGCCGTCCCCGCCTTCAATGTCAGTAATATGGAGCAAGTTCAGGCCATCATGCAGGCCGCAGCAGCCTGCGATAGTCCGGTCATCATGCAAGGCTCGGCCGGCGCCAATAAATATGCCGGTGAAATATTTTTACGCCATTTGATTCAGGCGGCGGTGGAGCAATACCCACATATTCCCGTGGTTATGCATCGCGATCATGCGCCAACGCCCAGCATTTGTGCTCAGGCCATTCAATCTGGTTTCAGCTCGGTGATGATGGACGGCTCCCTGTTGGCAGACATGAAAACCCCGGCCTCCTTTGAATACAACGTCCGGGTTACCCGCACTGTAGTCAACATGGCCCACGCCTGTGGCGTATCCGTGGAAGGGGAGATTGGTTGTCTGGGCGCACTGGAAACCCTGGCATCGGCTGATCACAGTCAGTTATTAACCGATCCGGATGAGGCGGTCGAGTTTGTCAAACAAACCCAGATAGACGCTTTGGCCGTTGCTATCGGTACCAGTCATGGCGCATATAAATTCAGTAAACCACCTACTGGCGAGGTGCTGGTGATCAATCGCCTGAAAACCCTGCAACAACGTCTGCCCAACACCCATTTTGTTATGCACGGCTCCAGCTCCGTGCCGCAGGAATGGCTGAAAATCATTAATGAATATGGCGGCGATATTCCAGAAACCTATGGTGTACCGGTGGCTGAAATTGTCGCAGGGATTAAATACGGTGTCCGCAAAGTGAATATCGATACCGACTTGCGCATGGCCTCCACCGGCGCTATCCGCCGTTACATTGCCGAACCGGCCAACGCTGCCGATCTGGACGCCCGCAAAATCTATCAGGCTGCCCGGGATGCCATGCAGGCTTTGTGTCAGGAACGCTATCAGGCCTTTGGTTCTGCCGGTCATGCCGGGAAAATTAAAGCCATACCATTAGCTGTCATGGCTAATGGCTATGCATCAATTGAGTTGTAGAAGTGTAGATGGGGAGGGCGAGTTCGCTAGAGGGCAGCCTACCAAACGATGCTGAATGTTGATTCGTCTTGAATATGCCCCCGCTAAATCACCAACCAGTTTTTCAAAAGCTGGGAGTATTTAAAGTATCCCGTCTCAATGCAGCAATACGAAATCTAAATCGGCACGATCAAGCAGCAAATTGATTGAAATGTTTTTTAAAATCAGATGCTTATTTTTAAATAGATGATCGGCATCAAGATCGGCATGTCTTTCATTTCTGAAACACCTTATAGTATCGAGCCCTGTTTGCTGGATAATCCGCCGCTTGATATTGTTGATTTAATCGCGGAGTTGACAGGGTTGACAGAACAACTGGGTACGCGGCTGCATATCCATGCTGCCGCCAGCTTGGCCGATTAGGGTCCAAAATCTGATTGATGAAATGCATGTAAAAGGCGAGCTACCTGAGCCGGCATCAGTGGATTTTTTGCAATGGCTACACAGTGAATTTTACAGAGATGCAACTGATGAGATGCTTAACATCAATAATGGTCATCAAGCTTTTAAAATGATACCCGGTATTTTCCGGTCACTAAAAGAACATGATGTTGCGGTAGGGCGGCATTTACCGCCCGGTAGTGAATTTGTCGCAGATTTCATGCGGTATTTTGAGCAACGTTATTGCTTTGGCAAAATTGGCAAAGGCGGGCGTATTCTGGCTATGGCTGCTGCGCATCATCGATTGGCTTTTATTCACCCGTTTCCGGATGGTAATGGTAGAGTCAGTCGATTAATGAGTCACGCCATGGGGCTAAAGGCGGGCATAGGCGCTTTCGGCTTATGGTCAATCTCCCGAGGTCTCGCCCATGGCCTGACAAGCCGTCAGGAATACAAACAGATGATGGATTATGCCGATACCCCCAGGCAAGGTGATCTGGATGGTCGGGGTAATTTATCGCAAAAATCGCTGACAGAATTTGTCCGCTGGTTCCTGCGTGTCTGTATTGATCAGGTAAAATTCATGGTCGAATTATTTGAATTTGAACAGTTAGCCGGTCGCTTAAACGCCTATACCGAAAAGCAAGGCATGCGCCCAGAGGCGTTTTTGATTCTGCATAGAATTCTATTGCAGGGCGAAATGCCGCGTGGTGAAGCAGAACGGGTAACCGGTTTAAAAGAACGTAGCGCCAGGATGGTATTGGCCGACTTGATTCAAGATGGCATCGTCAATTCCCAAACCCCAAAAGGGCCTGTGTCCTTGCGCTTTAGTAGTCAATCGCTTGATATACTATTTCCCAGATTGTTTTCCGAAAGCTGAGCCAATTATTCACACTTGGGCGGTAGTGTTCAAAACTCAAAGAATGTTTAAGCTCGGTAAATCAGCGGATCAGAACGGGCATATTTGTCCGGCAATGTTGGCGTCTGTGAAAACATCAAGAAACATGGCCGCCAGGAATGTAGCTTGTCCAATGTATAACGCGACAAACTAACTTAATAGCTTTTTATTGAAAGCGGTTAAATCTGCTGACGATACACTTCGATTCTGGATTCTGGATTCTGGATTCTGGATTCTGTGTTTGCCGATTTTGACCGAAGTAGGTCTGGGAAAGTGGCTCTCAGAATTTAAGTTTTGCGTTTTGTCGTGTACAGCGAATCAGAATTTGAAGTATAAAATGGCTAGTTCAAGTCTGAGCTTATCCAATTGATTCTGTGTCCATGATGCCAAAACAAAATCAGTAGGCGATTTGCAGTCCTTTTTCCTTGAGTACTTGAGTATATGTAATAGTTTTAGCGCTCTGTCTCGGAAGGATGCCTTGCGCCTGATTTCCATTTTTGAACTATGTAGATGCGGTATTTGACATAGCAGCAAATACGGCTTGGCTAATATGTGATA
Coding sequences within it:
- the xrtM gene encoding exosortase family protein XrtM; translated protein: MFALIYGLCHYAYFQLPNQLLAELIYYQTLTRECAALINAVAPTEGVAAMQNHIVSARADLAIVRGCDGAGGFFLVLAAVLVFPAAMRRKLSGIATVFTGLYILNILRICAIYFISAYQPSWFSLVHVYLAPTLFIMTACGLFAYWAAGVAGVVHVRH
- a CDS encoding transglycosylase SLT domain-containing protein; the protein is MVQRFKPGLRRSLSWLVLEIFSLGTAVVFTTMLAIGYAAYRFGGSDFLENLLPFVLGIAGWIVLLAVLLNLWGRLRLRLLQTSWSLPALLSLILAVAVTSLGLQPENRAMSDHFRGLLGGRQQAAKLNLAHQVYAAYRRYTETDLQAMIDRAQLYDADIRDAAASYDLDLDVLMGVAATESSFLPRDSVDGGHGLFQITAVPKFIQDQAQQQLGVDKLSMLDNRHNAFVAAATLKYYLAEMNNDLFLGLLAYNIGPRNGGLKFIMEQYGATDFVSMQPYLQQLPRDYPIRVLSHSLAFRIWHHEGRLLAYQDGDNALHIQRLGIPGLLNML
- a CDS encoding zinc metalloprotease HtpX encodes the protein MKSQSILHRHHWANQLQTGLLVLLLLGIGGLTGSLLLGELGFWLAAGGVVFVLLFEPIAAWRLTLQLYRAQRIYPTEAPTLWHIVQTLSERAALPNAPVLYLVPSNVINAFAVGNRKHSAIALSYGLLSQLSQRELVGVLGHEIAHIVHGDLKVLGLADYVSRLTNLFSLVGQLMVVLSLPLLFIKGVQVQFNLVALLILIFSPHLAILAQLGLTGAGIQCRS
- a CDS encoding M48 family metalloprotease — protein: MREYNADLKAAALTGDPIGLAYALVRIETVSRSWLAVLLPGWGNPQPSWLRSHPPTQERISRLQQYAQSNTSQHILSVADMPFAPEAQLSKRAPRWQIGGLWH
- a CDS encoding Hsp20/alpha crystallin family protein, whose product is MLRTERYYGEVSRSFQLPVDLDEAASNARYDNGVLTLTLAKKQKISGQRLTIE
- the fba gene encoding class II fructose-bisphosphate aldolase (catalyzes the reversible aldol condensation of dihydroxyacetonephosphate and glyceraldehyde 3-phosphate in the Calvin cycle, glycolysis, and/or gluconeogenesis), with the protein product MALISLRQLLDYAAEHNFAVPAFNVSNMEQVQAIMQAAAACDSPVIMQGSAGANKYAGEIFLRHLIQAAVEQYPHIPVVMHRDHAPTPSICAQAIQSGFSSVMMDGSLLADMKTPASFEYNVRVTRTVVNMAHACGVSVEGEIGCLGALETLASADHSQLLTDPDEAVEFVKQTQIDALAVAIGTSHGAYKFSKPPTGEVLVINRLKTLQQRLPNTHFVMHGSSSVPQEWLKIINEYGGDIPETYGVPVAEIVAGIKYGVRKVNIDTDLRMASTGAIRRYIAEPANAADLDARKIYQAARDAMQALCQERYQAFGSAGHAGKIKAIPLAVMANGYASIEL
- a CDS encoding Fic family protein — translated: MHVKGELPEPASVDFLQWLHSEFYRDATDEMLNINNGHQAFKMIPGIFRSLKEHDVAVGRHLPPGSEFVADFMRYFEQRYCFGKIGKGGRILAMAAAHHRLAFIHPFPDGNGRVSRLMSHAMGLKAGIGAFGLWSISRGLAHGLTSRQEYKQMMDYADTPRQGDLDGRGNLSQKSLTEFVRWFLRVCIDQVKFMVELFEFEQLAGRLNAYTEKQGMRPEAFLILHRILLQGEMPRGEAERVTGLKERSARMVLADLIQDGIVNSQTPKGPVSLRFSSQSLDILFPRLFSES